The Pogona vitticeps strain Pit_001003342236 chromosome 6, PviZW2.1, whole genome shotgun sequence genome contains a region encoding:
- the LOC110071940 gene encoding sodium channel protein type 5 subunit alpha, whose product MPVTVLPENETMYEKMNGSSNPLLCGYSSDANNTECGENYFCVKHGINPDYGYTSFDHFGWAFLSLFRLMTQDSWELLYRQVIRTSGKIYVIFFVIVVFLCSFYLFNLILAVVTMAYDEQNRATAAYTKAKERLLHEAKEILRKEKDMVAQRHDVSTGENVEMRSAESQNRKDRKSKKKRRSSTTRIYGEDETMFYSTPDKSQKELKELLMSYQLPVETLADPFQRQKLTSAAHVISKTMEWEERKLELPPFLKEATRKYLIWQCCPFWLQIKQKLKKIMINPFMELFITLCIVADTLLMALENTLQDPAVHSQGNSVFTAIFAAEVVLKIIALDPYYYFQMAWNIFDFVVVVIGIINLICSTRYSFFRMLRIFKLSKFWPALDKLMKIMLKSVGPLSNLTLVLIFTIFIFAVVGKQAFGNYYKDFRNRSNCAICVGDEIPHCDQAPKSTCRLRWHMEDFFHSFLIIFRILCGEWIETMWGCMEVASKEGCILLFMFVLVVGNLVVLNLFIALLLSSFSSSDPESEAGDTGPKPQVALAHIRRELQSLKEVLWNCCCNRFLQKLNAARRKNKEVAVTIPNAKAPESVKGIRGSGAGSEIFRSGGKPLANEREAEIVEESSTIAHVPLAEQESLNDESGYAITEIDWNKQENPLRMRREKFKRSRLSQCSESPSMGSLSVPKSQDHDTISFSDTSTVDLRSPAFQIPLKNKKEPKNCFPHVVVNCFPCCSINTNKFPGNVWWNFRKTCYQIIKHSWFESFSIFMILLSSGALIFEDIYLEQRKNVKTLLEYADIFFFYFFSLEMLLKWVAYGFQKYFTSGWCLLDFFIVCVSFPLSAVIPQERSMCDTTISVKSLRTLRALRPLRALSRFKGIKVVVNALAGAVPSIGNVLLVCVVLWLPFNILGVQLFGRKCSNTVPDNACKNISFNHVGMGYLALLQVATFKGWMEIMYSAVDSSSEENGQPCFENRVYAYLYFVVFIVFGSFFMLNLFIGVVIDNFNQQRKKICGELIFLSEDQKKYYNALKKLGSKKPHKPVPPPLNKYQRFLFDIVNKQAFDIFIISLILLNVVIMMGDHEGESKETKNLLENINIIFVSIFTGECLVKILALRLHFFKDNWNIFDFLVVILSVLSAAISGLQESFDFPPSILRVIRVARISRLLRLIRGAKGLRTLLFALLMSLPALVNIGLLLFLIMFIYAIFGMTNFACASWTGGIDNIFNFQTFGGSMLCLFQITTSAGWNDLLNPMLGSNSNSTCAGKAERGGPCVNRGLAIAYFVSYIIISFLIVVNMYIAVILENLNVATEESTEPLGDDDFEIFYEVWAKFDPQATQFISYSALSNFADSLVEPLRIPKPNRQQLLSMDLPMVNGNKIHCLDILFAFTKRVLGEAGEMDTLESQIEEKYPEKIAYEPIITTPKRQMEECAIVIQKAFRRHLSRRAIEEARQKTSRTSLLESIPEEGGSSTLRLYESEEESDADGSQSPTSLCIPPSYSNVTSTADHFPQDKVSENMTGNAK is encoded by the exons ATGCCTGTTACTGTCCTCCCAGAAAATGAGACTATGTATGAGAAAATGAATGGCTCTTCTAATCCATTGCTGTGTGGATACTCCTCTGATGCTAA TAACACTGAATGCGGCGAAAACTATTTCTGTGTAAAACATGGAATTAATCCTGATTATGGATACACAAGCTTTGATCATTTTGGATGGGCCTTCTTGTCTTTATTCCGACTGATGACACAGGATAGCTGGGAACTTCTCTACCGGCAG GTTATCAGGACATCTGGCAAAATCTACGTCATTTTTTTTGTGATAGTCGTCTTTCTGTGCTCCTTTTACCTCTTTAACTTAATCCTGGCTGTTGTAACAATGGCGTACGATGAGCAAAACAGAGCAACAGCTGCATATACAAAGGCGAAGGAGAGGTTACTTCATGAAGCAAAAGAGATCCTAAGAAAGGAAAAG GACATGGTCGCCCAAAGACATGATGTATCTACAGGTGAAAATGTTGAAATGCGAAGTGCAGAATCCCAAAATaggaaagacagaaaaagcaAGAAGAAACGCAGAAGCTCAACCACCAGAATATATGGAGAAGACGAAACCATGTTTTATTCAACACCAGACAAGAGTCAAAAGGAGCTT AAAGAGCTGCTGATGTCTTATCAGCTACCTGTTGAGACCCTTGCCGACCCATTTCAAAGACAAAAATTAACAAGTGCTGCCCATGTCATCAGCAAAACTATGG AATGGGAAGAACGGAAACTGGaactccctcctttcctgaaagAAGCTACCCGGAAATATCTCATTTGGCAGTGCTGCCCATTCTGGTTGCAAATTAAACAAAAGCTGAAGAAAATAATGATAAATCCTTTTATGGAATTATTTATCACACTATGCATTGTAGCGGATACTCTGTTGATGGCATTAGAAAACACCCTTCAGGATCCAGCTGTGCATTCTCAAGGAAACAGT GTTTTCACTGCCATTTTTGCAGCGGAAGTGGTCCTTAAGATCATTGCACTTGATCCATACTACTATTTCCAAATGGCTTGGAATATTTTTGACTTCGTAGTGGTCGTCATAGGCATAATAAATTTGATATGTTCAACCCGATATTCATTTTTCAGAATG CTGAGAATCTTCAAATTGTCGAAGTTCTGGCCAGCTTTGGATAAACTCATGAAAATCATGTTGAAGTCCGTGGGCCCGCTGAGTAACCTCACGCTCGTTCTGATTTTCACCATATTCATTTTTGCGGTCGTTGGCAAACAGGCCTTTGGGAACTATTACAAAGATTTCAGGAATAGATCGAATTGCGCCATCTGTGTTGGTGACGAAATACCACACTGTGACCAGGCTCCGAAATCAACATGCAGACTGCGATGGCACATGGAGGACTTTTTCCATTCGTTCCTTATCATATTCCGAATTCTATGCGGAGAATGGATCGAAACCATGTGGGGTTGCATGGAAGTTGCGAGCAAAGAGGGCTGCATTCTTCTTTTCATGTTCGTTTTAGTAGTGGGAAACTTAGTG GTCCTTAACCTCTTTATTGCTTTGCTGCTGAGTTCCTTCAGTAGCAGTGATCCAGAAAGCGAGGCTGGTGACACAGGGCCGAAGCCTCAGGTGGCCCTGGCTCACATTCGCAGAGAATTGCAGTCTCTGAAAGAAGTGCTGTGGAACTGTTGTTGCAACCGATTCCTGCAGAAGCTGAACGCAGCGAGACGAAAGAACAAGGAAGTGGCCGTTACCATCCCGAACGCTAAGGCCCCTGAGTCGGTGAAGGGGATCCGGGGGAGCGGCGCTGGCAGCGAAATCTTCAGAAGCGGTGGAAAACCGCTAGCGAATGAGAGGGAGGCAGAGATTGTGGAAGAGTCTAGCACCATTGCCCATGTTCCCCTTGCGGAACAAGAGTCTTTAAATGACGAGAGTGGATATGCAATAACAGAAATCGATTGGAATAAACAG GAGAACCCACTGCGAATGAGGAGAGAGAAGTTCAAAAGGTCAAGATTATCTCAGTGTTCTGAAAGCCCCAGTATGGGATCTTTAAGTGTTCCTAAG agcCAGGATCATGACACCATCAGTTTTTCTGACACTAGCACAGTAGatctgaggtctcctgccttccAAATACCTCTGAAGAACAAGAAGGAGCCTAAGAACTGTTTTCCACATG TTGTGGTCAACTGCTTCCCATGTTGCAGCATCAACACAAATAAATTTCCCGGTAACGTTTGGTGGAACTTTAGAAAAACCTGCTACCAAATTATAAAACACAGTTGGTTTGAATCCTTCAGCATATTCATGATATTACTGAGCAGTGGAGCCTTG ATATTCGAAGACATTTATCTCGAGCAGAGAAAAAACGTAAAAACCCTCCTGGAATATGcagacatattttttttctactttttttcccTGGAGATGCTTCTGAAATGGGTGGCTTATGGCTTCCAGAAATATTTCACCAGTGGCTGGTGTCTTCTTGATTTCTTTATTGTATGT GTGTCCTTTCCTCTATCAGCAGTTATACCACAGGAGAGAAGTATGTGTGACACCACGATCTCCGTAAAATCTCTCAGAACCCTGAGGGCCTTGAGGCCCCTTCGAGCGTTGTCCAGGTTTAAAGGGATAAAG GTGGTAGTGAATGCCCTTGCCGGCGCCGTTCCTTCCATTGGGAACGTACTGCTCGTATGCGTCGTTCTTTGGCTCCCATTTAATATCCTCGGAGTGCAACTCTTTGGAAGAAAATGTAGCAACACAGTTCCGGATAATGCCTGTAAAAACATCAGTTTTAATCATGTTGGCATGGGATATTTGGCTCTCCTCCAGGTG GCAACGTTTAAAGGTTGGATGGAGATTATGTATTCTGCAGTAGATTCATCTAGTGAA GAGAACGGCCAGCCGTGTTTCGAAAACAGAGTCTATGCCTACCTTTATTTTGTGGTTTTTATCGTATTCGGGTCGTTCTTCATGCTGAACCTTTTCATCGGAGTGGTTATCGACAACTTTAACCAACAAAGGAAAAAGATAT GTGGAGAACTTATCTTTTTGTCAGAGgaccaaaaaaaatattataatgcACTAAAAAAACTTGGAAGCAAGAAACCACACAAGCCTGTTCCACCACCCCTG AATAAGTACCAAAGATTTCTTTTTGACATTGTAAACAAGCAAGCGTTTGATATCTTTATTATAAGCCTGATTTTGTTAAACGTGGTGATCATGATGGGAGATCATGAAGGagaaagtaaagaaaccaaaaacCTGCTTGAAAACATAAATATTATCTTTGTCAGTATTTTTACTGGAGAATGTCTCGTGAAAATTTTGGCTTTGAGGCTGCATTTCTTCAAGGACAACTGGAATATATTTGATTTTCTGGTGGTGATTCTGTCTGTACTTA GTGCTGCAATATCTGGCCTCCAAGAGAGTTTTGATTTCCCGCCTTCGATCCTGAGAGTGATTCGCGTGGCCCGGATTAGCCGATTGCTGAGACTTATCCGAGGGGCCAAAGGGCTCCGGACCCTCCTCTTTGCCCTGCTGATGTCCCTTCCTGCTCTGGTCAACATTGGGCTCCTCCTTTTTCTGATTAtgtttatttatgccatttttggcaTGACCAACTTTGCCTGTGCCAGCTGGACTGGAGGGATCGAcaacatttttaatttccaaaccTTCGGCGGCAGTATGCTTTGTCTCTTCCAAATCACCACGTCGGCTGGCTGGAACGATCTTCTCAACCCCATGCTcggcagcaacagcaacagcacttGCGCTGGCAAAGCGGAACGAGGGGGTCCCTGTGTCAACCGAGGCCTGGCCATTGCCTACTTCGTTAGCTATATCATTATATCATTTCTCATAGTCGTGAACATGTACATTGCCGTCATCCTCGAGAACCTGAACGTCGCCACTGAAGAAAGTACGGAGCCCCTGGGTGATGACGATTTTGAAATTTTTTATGAGGTCTGGGCCAAGTTTGACCCTCAAGCGACTCAATTTATTTCTTACTCGGCCCTGTCAAACTTTGCAGATTCTCTGGTGGAACCTTTGCGCATCCCGAAGCCAAACCGGCAACAGCTgctgtccatggatcttcccatGGTCAATGGAAATAAAATCCACTGCTTGGATATTTTGTTCGCTTTTACCAAAAGGGTGCTCGGAGAAGCTGGCGAGATGGACACGCTGGAGTCTCAGATAGAGGAGAAATATCCAGAGAAAATTGCCTATGAACCCATCATAACGACTCCCAAGCGGCAAATGGAGGAATGTGCCATCGTCATCCAGAAGGCTTTTAGGAGGCATCTCTCTCGGCGTGCGATTGAGGAAGCCcgtcagaaaaccagcagaacCAGCCTCCTGGAAAGCATACCTGAGGAGGGAGGTTCCTCTACCCTGAGACTATatgaaagtgaagaagaaagtGATGCAGACGGTTCCCAGAGCCCTACCTCTTTATGTATTCCTCCCTCTTATAGCAATGTCACAAGCACCGCTGACCACTTTCCACAGGATAAAGTCTCAGAGAACATGACTGGCAATGCCAAGTGA